The genomic DNA tatatttgtaaataaaaatttataagtcTAAACTTACACATCTaactcgatttttcttttttctaaatctctCAAGATACGTTCAGTTGGCCAATAAAGAACGAAGACTTCAAGGTGAATTGATTGCAGTTAATCATGAAATGGCAAATCTCACGACGACTTTGTTGAACAGTACCTGTGAAACTGATGATGAAACAATGAAAAGTCTTTATGAAATTGATTATGAAAAACGAGgtaaattatgaatatataagattgaaatataataaacaataactaattttacgtataaattaaattagtaaattaaattaactaaTCTAaactaaatgaaaataaaataaaatttaaatgcaacttaatgaaattcaattcaattcaaataaaattgaaattaaatgaaatgatttCAGAGTTACCTATAGCTCATTATAGAACACTTATGGCAGCTGTTGATTCTCCTATTGGTGCTCCTATCAAACCAGCTATTACCGATCTAAGAGATGCTTACAGAGATCCAACTAGATTTAGATATTCGGCTATTGAAAGACCAACTATTGAACCTGCTAAAACTATCAACCTATTGACAGGTAAGacaaacattatatttattatttttcattcgttatatatgtaaatgtatatatagtataattatatatataccttttttgtttataagaataatttgtaAGTTGtatctaaatttatttctaagtCATACCTAACttgtttctaaattatttcgaaaaattatatatgcagTTCCAGAAACCTTCACTCTCTGGAATGAACCATTCACTGATAGAACAGAATATGAAGATACTATTAGTAGACTGGGACTATGTAATATGAGAAATCGCCAACAATATCTAGAACCATTGCCTTCTTCGAGAAACAGATTTGGAGATTGCAGGCTTCAATAgcaatgttttattaatcaatcgaAAGTTAGAACATATCaaattttgcaaattttccaaattttctaaattttgcaaattttccaaattttctaaattttgcaaattttccaaatttttcaaatttcaaatgtttatattaaaaaatagcaGCCATTAGCTTGACAGTACCTGCGTTGAtagttacaaatatataaaattctacaaCGCAAGCAATATCAATTACCAGGTCTCACCACAAGGAGGTTGCTGCTCACGGAGACCCACaatttgtaagaaaataatacatgtTAGTGTAGTATAAATAACACGAGATGGCGTTACGATATACCCGCCGAATCATGTGATTTTTCAAACgtcaattttgattttaaacaaataaaacatgATTATCTTTTGccaataacaaaatataagaactaacctgaaataaatttttattatatttaaacagaaatatagaaaatatgaaaaatgacaGATTTATgtagaatatttaatactgAATATAGACATCAATTCAAAAAAAAACCACAAGCATTACGacattcgtaaatattttacatatattctaatagaataatattattaatatattaattataataaaatatgtatgttacTGATGGAATTAGATTCGTTCATTCGGATTGTTTTGCTGATCGTATAGAAGAGGACTGGCAAATTGATCCACGTTTAGCTTCTATACCAACTAAATTTGATGAGGCTGCAGAAAGACTTGTGCATAAACAAATATTGGATAATACTAGAACAATTTATCAAGTTAGCTATAAAGATCCCTgtaagaaaaacatttctaaTTTGTGTAAAACGTTACATACAAATTatctatcatattatataatgtatacatgtatatatatatatatatatatatatatatatatatatatatttatttatttgtataggGAGTAttcataaagaagaagaacttaaaaaaaaagatgaagaaacagaaaagtcAAAAACTTCCAAAGAAATTAGTTTCCAAAGCGAATTATTcacatatatcaaaaaattatacttcAATCCACATGACGAAAAAGTTCTAGCTCCTCCTACTACATCCAAACGAAGTATTTAATGActacttattaattaattacaataaatcttttcagtattatgtacaatataataatgattatatataataaatctttaaatgatcattataataaatctttccAGTATTTGGTTACTCAAGGCCAAAGTACTTACATGGTAGTCTTTCAATGTATCAAGATACACACGGACGAACAGGAGGCTTAATTATGTTACACaatgttgaatttttttcggatgttaaagaaagagaattaatgaaaaagaaacgattgaaaatggacgaaaaagaaactgatttttgtaaagaaattttgtgAGATCGGGGTTATGTTAGAAAAAAcacgaaaattttctaaatcgaattaatataaaaatacatagaatattttttaatataaatgtaataaataaatacttgcGTATATACTGCAGAATATCCTTGCTAcgtgatattttcttctttttggcGAAGCAGAATTTGTCGTATTACGTCTCATATCTGTCCACCTTCCTCACTCGTTACGTGTACACTACTTACTGAAGCTAAATCCTGTTCTTGTATACGATAGACCGTTgaatgtaaacaaaaaagaaaatacaaacctattgttttcttcctcttcctcctttttctttctatttcttccctctctctcgtctttcttcttttcatacaCACCtcgtctttatttattatgaaaatgtatttcttCGAACAttcaattttgtataaatatttcgaatattacaTAATCGTTTACGGagtattaagaaatatatatttaaaataaagacTAATAACTAGTTGTTCGCGTATTCAAACGATTTCTGCTTCTCGAAAACAAGTGATTCCAATGAGCATgcttcctccctcttccttcACTAAATGGTGGGAATTTTAAACtgatgaaacgaaataaaatatgtcgTATAAAGCttataaaactatttaaaaattaattatcttttaaattttcataacaaaattatatttttttctctctttttctttctttctatttttattcctctctcattctttcttacaCGTACTTTTTCTCATTATGTTTTTCTATCGTATCGTCTTAACTATGACAATTCATTTTTCTAAACAATCATTCACTTATAAAACTTTCGAATGCTAAACTACTTACaaagtttaaagaaataaataatatcttaataaaataaagaaatcatataaaataaatcaagaaaatgGACTTACTTGTTCCAAGAGTTACTGCTTCTCGACAGCGAATGATTCCAACGAGCAGACTGCTTCCCCATTTCTCTACAACAAATGGAGGGAATttcaaattgataaaataagacAATATGTCGTCATATACAATCAATACTTATCAATCAATAATGCTCCTGATTCTTATCATAAGGTTTTATCTTCCACAATGATAATTTCTGAATCTtcaaaaaatcatatatatattacgtaataattatactatatccATCGTTTTTTATCACTTGTTGCATTTCCTGTTATCTCACTTGTTGCATCTGctatttatttcgattccttttttgtataacacacacacacgatgtatgtatgtatgtatgtgtatatatatcaatataaaattatttcatattattttttaatgtaaaaaataataataaaaataaaaataaaaaaaaattaaaaaaaattgatatcttacaatgtataattttattaatactgtTTATAATtactaacaaataaattaaactaacctataaaatcaattatctGGCAAATCTGTTTtcatgtttaataaaaattgtttaataaaataataaagaatgataCGATTATATAATAGACTGTATAACTTACATAGCATGTAAATATTGCATTATCATCATgatagaattaatttatacaataaataaagtaacgTATAAATTCATGGAAGAGATTAATACGCAGTACCTATAAACCTAGGCGTTAACTCGGTATAGTACGTAATgctatcaatgaaataaataaatctcatctatttttaattatatccgTAACAATGTTTTTGTGATCTTTAAAACGGAAAAACGCATCAtactatctatatttttatatcatagaGATTCCCCTAaacgaattgaatttttttcttattcgaaagTTTTCATGACTTCATAAACATATCTTAATATAATATCcattaagtaatatttattaaaaattgccttttctttttatgtataatatataacttattaaaataatatgatctGCCAAAAGAAACGAAGCATTTCAGATAGTGCAGATAATTTGTTTCGTTGGATTGATTATGCATGTGCATCATGCAAATTGACTTGAGTTCGTGTGTGTTCTTCACTGAAGAAAGCATGCAACTGATAGAGCTCACGCCGTCTGCTACATTATTTTGGACCAATACAAACACATTCATATCTCGGAACAATAAAAAACATGTCTCGAGACATTTTAATACATCTTATTATAAGTGCTAAAGGAATGCTTTTTGGTATAATTGCATTTTTTGTACTATTCGTTGGTTATGGAAATCATGAAGTTGGATTTTGGTCTGTTTTATCAGGTTAGTCAAATTTATTTCCTTAATTCATgatgtttttttataataataatagcaacaataacaatgaaaaataaaaaaaaagtagatccTTCACACATACgctaaattaaagaaaatatggtaaagacttttcttcttttagtatatctaattataacaattaattataatatataataatatatatattgttatttatcctatataaaaaaaattctatataattcttaGGTATACTTGCTGGAGTTTGTTTCCACTTGCATTGGGTAAAGGGCAAAGAAAGTTTAGATAGATGGCATACTAGAGTTACATTGCGTAACTTAAATGTTGTAGGATTTATTAGTGCAGTTTCTGGTATGACTGCATTGATTTGGTATCTGTTTCTTACATTTTATCAATCAATTCGTAAgtaaatcataaattttacaaattctgcctataaaatattattccaatTATATCATCTATGATTtgatttaatcaattattaaatgttctattaaagaattaaatttgtattacagCTATATTACCAATTTCTCAAAGTACTGCTATTACTGCAGTATGGGCTTTTATTTGTGGAATATGGGGTATCTTGTTGATGTTTTACTccaataaatatgaattactTATTCAAGAAGGAACAGCTCCTATTCTTAATGAAAGTACTgcttaaagatttttatattttgtttaaatattcatatttttctaatcaagaatatatataaatgtaagtCTATAACAAATCAATacttaattcataaataaacctgataaaagaaaatacttttttatttttctattttaattatatcctgTTATTTGGGTAACAGTTATGTAGTATTTaccaaatttatataaaattaaaagtattattagctttataatgttttattgaaaataattctggataaaaaatttgttgcaTTATATCAAACTATACATTAACATgcatcatttataaaaaatatcttatttgaaataaatgcaaatatacatgtgtgtgtatatttacatatgtttgtatatacatatgttatcaatatatattacaaagtaATCCAAAactatttcatattattcttacattcagtacaagaaaaacaaatcattAATCTCCTAATTATAAACAgtaaactataaaaaataattaaggaagaataaaattatagaaaacattatatcaattaaaccTATAAactgaattatttaataaatctatttccaaaactttttaataaaattataacaagaataatataattatatgatacaCTTTACAATTTACATTTCATGTAAGTATtgtattatgattatgatggctttaatttatataatggaTGAACTAATGTATAAATTCCTACCATAGAAGAGATCAATCCACAGATACCTATAATTCCAGGTGTTAACTTGGTATAGCCTAATGCTGTTAATGGAATAAATAGATCACATCCATTTTTAACAGTATCCATAACAACATCTTTATGGTCTTTGAAACATAATAATGCATCATAATGATTTCCTGATTTACATTTAGGTACCATAGAAGTTCTCCTAGATGAATAGAACTTTTCTTGTTctaaaattttaacaatttcataGACATCTCTAGCtaaatttaatgtaatattcatTAACCAATATTTATTAGCAACTTTACTCCACTTTTCTATATCAATACGAAAGATTCCTACACGGCCTATCCAAATAATATGATCTGCTAAAAGAAACAAAGCATTTGCAATTTTCGATAATGTCAACATAATTCTTACAATTAAATCTGGATATTTCATTGTTGATAAAGCTGAATAAAAGCTATCCAAGCATCTTCCAAAACGTAGTactgtaaaataaaacaaaaggtaAAAGCAATGTATAGATCAATGATAAAGAGTATTTTGTGCAAAATCAACTACATTTTCTGAAAGAACTAAAAGTATATTCCAAACTACGTAGAACGTCGGAAGATTGTCTTGTGCTGTTTACATTTTGTGCGTAATACCAGCAAGCTCTACTTCCATATTGCAACAATCtgtaagatataattattatatctctttaataaaatgataactatatatattttgattattaatcttatttgtataatttcttattactacttcattatatatataaacaaataaatagtaatattttacttACCTGATAATTTTATCCCTGCCTGCTGTTTgctcatttaattttattattatatccatttttgttttttgtttttatatataatatatatataaacatatatatatatatatatatatatatatatatatacacgtaaaaaattatattaataagaatgaaaGTGAACGTTGATATCTTTATgaacgtttaaataataatctaattcCAAAGAATTCGCCAAACTTTTCTTACTACACACATCGATATAAGTACTGTTAAAGAAATCAAAGTAACTTGCATGACTAATTAAAACTCTTTATCACATTTAAATTCTGTTTATATCATGTTTCTGTCAAGGATCAACGCATAAATAACGAAACATACcaagataaaaatgtacatGCAAATAAATACTTTGACTTTACATGATCAGCGCCATCTTTAATGAAtaggagaaaataataaacattgaataatgtgtatgtacgtaaatgtgttcatatataaacacacgtacataatgattattaaagcaaaatatatcaaatttgttattaaaaaattactaatATCTATCTCATCATGTGTGtacaatttaaatattgagaaaataaaaatatattttttatataaatggaCGAacacttcttttatttttaaattaaattttaatatattcatgaaaaaatgttcaattatccagaaaaaatgttttaaatattgaGGAAGTATTTTTACACGCAAATTATGCCTTACTTAATGTTCGTATGACAATTATCAATTTCGTAGTATATCACATGCTGAGATCAAATACttcagttttatatatatatatatatatatatatatatatatataattattaaaattgtaaatctCTTAATGTCATAGtaacgaatatttttagtaAGGCACGATTATgcatgtaaaattaattacaaagaaacaatttcaCATAAAACAGAGTATTTCAggtaaatacaaataaaaaaatatggataattataattagaagAAATTGACTTAATTTAATGTGAAACTTACAAGCTAACATTAAAAGAAggtataataattgttttattaccATAAGAGGTATTGAACAAACTTTTACATCTAGatgtgttataaaataaagtgtTTTGAACAGATCACAATACAAtactgtataaaaaaaaaaaaaataaacaacactgtcatatatataggatatttTCCATTTATGTTACTTTCAGTcacttaatattaatttgtatcaATAAATGGAAAGTGtccattataatattttagaaagcAGAGAGCTTTGGTTTCTCCTTTAAAAAGTAATGTTAAATGTGTATAAACCATTGCGATATAGTATTAGATAGCATgtacattataaataacacTAATTTAATTGCATCAAACGAAGTGTatgaagagaatgaagaataaataatacatgcaCAGAGACCAAtgttttatgataatttttcttgaattaaataattgtgAATATATTTCACAGCGGATCGCGCTCTTCCCTTGTATTTGAATCCCGGGGTAAGTAAGATAGCATTAACTATAAAAAGTCATTGATcacataaaaaatttgtataaatatcacAGATGAAATACCttggaaaatatttacctgctatataagataaaagaagattattgATTGTATTTCCAAGCCATGCAAAAAGCACCAGAAAGATGATAATTATTCCATAATactgtaagaaaaaatattttacataaaccttttcataaattattcatatgaatatatttattgacaAGAACTTACGAAGTTAGGACGACTGTTACGCATAGTAACAATGGATATCCATAAACTTTGTAATTGAAGAATTGCCTCAGATAGATTAtgacaaatttcatttaatttcttttctttttgtcctgTCCAACTATCAGCcgtacaaaaaatagaaatgatagTTGGGACAAAGTAATCGACAAGAGCCAATACAAgcaaagataaagatattaatgTGAGTAATGCTGGTTCCAACATCCAAATCATACTAAAATcatgaatataaaatgacagtaaaagagaattattcttctgaaaattattctaaaaacAAATAGCATGATCTATATAAAGCTAGAAACTTACCAAAATGCAGTTGTAGTAAGACCGAGAATCAATGCAGGATACCAAGGTCTTTCCCATAACAAAATAGAGTTTAATGGAAGAACAACTTCGCGCCAGCactccatttttctcttcaactGCTTCATATGCTTCtcctaaaaagaaaatataaaccGATGAACttggaagaggaaaaagaagaaggagaaaaaatcttttaataatcaGTGAGATTGTTCAGGCACTTTCAAAGAAGTGCGCTCCCTAAAgggaaaatttcttttgagagaataaaataatataatatatcgagagaaaaaaagcctTACCTTTTCGGAGCTCGCGTTGTCTGGCATCGtgtccaaaaaaagaaagcgagcAGAgagtatgtatttaaatttagTTCTTGTTGAGTTGAAAAAAGGCTGCGTATATACGTTAACAGCGAGAAGAAGACGGCGGAACGCAAAGCACGGCGGTATTTCAagatctaaaagaaaaagatttttctgaTCAGTGACTACGAGACGAGaagcgtataaaaaaaaaggtctGTCACATACCGGCTACGATAAGATCAAttccttatatttattttttattgttgttgttgttgttgttgatattaatttatatgaagAAAACGATCAAAGAGATATTAAACTCTCACATTAGAGGATGAAAGAGGCTTTTTTTACTTGGCGAAAAAACACGAAAGCGCTCCGAGAGAATCGACTTTTGGTTTCGAGATTATGTACGTGGTAAGAGACTCGCACGCGATTGGCTATCAGTTCAAAATGTTGCTTATTGCAGGCGATGCCGTGCTGCTGGTGCTGTGACGTTAAAGATATTCCTGTGTTCTATCTGAAATACGCGCGACTAAAACGCATTTAGTCGAAAAttataggaaaaaataataaaaaaatttacaacaGGATATGGCTGCTGTGAGTTCAGTGAGTATCTAATTGTTTTTCCTTcataaaaaagtttctatcGTCTGACAGAGGCTTTGTTTACCTTCTGGATTGTACCTACCGTATATACTCGTTAGAATGACACTTCGCCGCGAAAAATAgataacgttttttttttatttttttctttctttcttatttatatatatatatgtttttctttttccctcatAGATATCAAATGTTGAAAATCTCTCGCCACAAATAATACGCCGTGTGGCAAAAGAAATGACCGAGCTAACGACTCA from Vespula pensylvanica isolate Volc-1 chromosome 13, ASM1446617v1, whole genome shotgun sequence includes the following:
- the LOC122633965 gene encoding uncharacterized protein LOC122633965 isoform X1; the encoded protein is MANIIMDTFTTITQKDFIWPNPKPLLAKPAQPPMDTGIRLYLHRPKEEDCKCDVHGFQTDKKRYVQLANKERRLQGELIAVNHEMANLTTTLLNSTCETDDETMKSLYEIDYEKRELPIAHYRTLMAAVDSPIGAPIKPAITDLRDAYRDPTRFRYSAIERPTIEPAKTINLLTGLTTRRLLLTETHNLFVHSDCFADRIEEDWQIDPRLASIPTKFDEAAERLVHKQILDNTRTIYQVSYKDPWSIHKEEELKKKDEETEKSKTSKEISFQSELFTYIKKLYFNPHDEKVLAPPTTSKRIFGYSRPKYLHGSLSMYQDTHGRTGGLIMLHNVEFFSDVKERELMKKKRLKMDEKETDFCKEIL
- the LOC122633965 gene encoding uncharacterized protein LOC122633965 isoform X3, which produces MANIIMDTFTTITQKDFIWPNPKPLLAKPAQPPMDTGIRLYLHRPKEEDCKCDVHGFQTDKKRYVQLANKERRLQGELIAVNHEMANLTTTLLNSTCETDDETMKSLYEIDYEKRELPIAHYRTLMAAVDSPIGAPIKPAITDLRDAYRDPTRFRYSAIERPTIEPAKTINLLTGLTTRRLLLTETHNLFVHSDCFADRIEEDWQIDPRLASIPTKFDEAAERLVHKQILDNTRTIYQVSYKDPWSIHKEEELKKKDEETEKSKTSKEISFQSELFTYIKKLYFNPHDEKVLAPPTTSKRSILAGVCFHLHWVKGKESLDRWHTRVTLRNLNVVGFISAVSGMTALIWYLFLTFYQSIPILPISQSTAITAVWAFICGIWGILLMFYSNKYELLIQEGTAPILNESTA
- the LOC122633965 gene encoding uncharacterized protein LOC122633965 isoform X2, with amino-acid sequence MANIIMDTFTTITQKDFIWPNPKPLLAKPAQPPMDTGIRLYLHRPKEEDCKCDVHGFQTDKKRYVQLANKERRLQGELIAVNHEMANLTTTLLNSTCETDDETMKSLYEIDYEKRELPIAHYRTLMAAVDSPIGAPIKPAITDLRDAYRDPTRFRYSAIERPTIEPAKTINLLTEEDWQIDPRLASIPTKFDEAAERLVHKQILDNTRTIYQVSYKDPWSIHKEEELKKKDEETEKSKTSKEISFQSELFTYIKKLYFNPHDEKVLAPPTTSKRIFGYSRPKYLHGSLSMYQDTHGRTGGLIMLHNVEFFSDVKERELMKKKRLKMDEKETDFCKEIL
- the LOC122633969 gene encoding peroxisomal membrane protein 11B; this translates as MDIIIKLNEQTAGRDKIIRLLQYGSRACWYYAQNVNSTRQSSDVLRSLEYTFSSFRKLLRFGRCLDSFYSALSTMKYPDLIVRIMLTLSKIANALFLLADHIIWIGRVGIFRIDIEKWSKVANKYWLMNITLNLARDVYEIVKILEQEKFYSSRRTSMVPKCKSGNHYDALLCFKDHKDVVMDTVKNGCDLFIPLTALGYTKLTPGIIGICGLISSMVGIYTLVHPLYKLKPS
- the LOC122633972 gene encoding ADP-ribosylation factor-like protein 6-interacting protein 1; this translates as MPDNASSEKEKHMKQLKRKMECWREVVLPLNSILLWERPWYPALILGLTTTAFCMIWMLEPALLTLISLSLLVLALVDYFVPTIISIFCTADSWTGQKEKKLNEICHNLSEAILQLQSLWISIVTMRNSRPNFYYGIIIIFLVLFAWLGNTINNLLLSYIAVNAILLTPGFKYKGRARSAVKYIHNYLIQEKLS